In one Brevibacterium sp. CBA3109 genomic region, the following are encoded:
- a CDS encoding TspO/MBR family protein, producing the protein MKAPWKRYLLPAAMCAAAAGIGSFGTKVDSDWYKNVTKPAWQPPGWVFGPAWSTLYTLTAVASGRVLTRLPDSRDRRAYLGELAANMAVNVAWSWLFFSARRPDASLVDSLILEASTLRLLRKAAAVDKTAALMLTPYAAWVGFATVLNGEILRLNPDEMPRSLSCTRTEGR; encoded by the coding sequence ATGAAAGCTCCGTGGAAACGCTATCTCCTTCCGGCCGCCATGTGCGCTGCAGCAGCAGGAATCGGGTCATTCGGGACGAAAGTCGACTCCGACTGGTACAAAAATGTCACCAAACCAGCGTGGCAGCCCCCGGGCTGGGTCTTCGGACCCGCATGGTCGACCCTGTACACGTTGACGGCGGTCGCCTCCGGGCGGGTGCTCACACGCCTGCCCGACAGCCGGGACCGCCGCGCCTACCTGGGTGAGTTAGCCGCGAACATGGCGGTCAATGTCGCATGGAGCTGGCTGTTCTTCTCCGCCCGTCGCCCGGATGCGTCGCTGGTCGACTCCCTGATCCTAGAGGCCTCGACGCTGAGGCTGCTGAGGAAGGCAGCTGCCGTCGACAAGACTGCAGCGCTCATGCTCACCCCCTATGCAGCCTGGGTGGGGTTCGCGACTGTCCTCAATGGAGAGATCCTCAGACTCAATCCCGATGAGATGCCTCGATCTCTGAGTTGCACCCGGACAGAAGGTCGCTGA
- a CDS encoding cryptochrome/photolyase family protein — MSTSREDLTLVWFRDDLRVADHEALTAARADGRVIAVWIRETRDEEGLGPRPLGGACRWWAHESLTVLHEELADLGIPLLFAAGRAEAIIVQLASSLGVTAVRWTRRYASASRALDGQIKTVLSDQGFAVHSHTGSLLVEPWTAAPQSSDHYKVFTPFWKAVAGRDVGDVLPKPHGQSPLSQTLLSRARECPAVMELDGLGLLDGTETGAGEAAAASGPRWWQDTIAGHWSPGLRAAADQLDDLSASIDGYTTSKDVPSDAASTSRLSPRLRHGELSPRQLLQAARTTSSLTQDDRAAWIRQLYWREFSWHLTYHYPQIDSAPIRPEFQNFPYEDDDDALSHWRSGTTGYPLIDAGMAQLWQTGWMHNRIRMVTASFLTKNLLQHWWHGEQWFWDTLVDADEANNPVSWQWVAGSGADAAPYFRVFNPERQRERFDPDDAYIDDWLPYTSEAAPPPLVDLRQSRQAALSAYDHMKNRSTTRDNSGGS, encoded by the coding sequence ATGAGCACAAGCCGTGAGGACCTCACTCTGGTGTGGTTTCGTGACGACCTGCGCGTGGCCGACCATGAGGCCCTCACCGCGGCGCGTGCCGATGGACGTGTCATCGCCGTCTGGATCCGTGAGACCCGCGACGAGGAGGGTCTGGGGCCCAGGCCCTTGGGCGGGGCTTGCCGGTGGTGGGCACACGAATCGCTGACCGTGCTCCACGAGGAGCTCGCCGACCTCGGCATTCCTCTGCTCTTCGCCGCGGGCCGGGCGGAAGCGATCATTGTGCAGCTGGCCAGCAGCCTCGGCGTCACCGCTGTTCGCTGGACGCGCCGCTACGCATCCGCTTCCCGGGCTCTCGACGGCCAGATCAAGACCGTGCTGAGCGATCAGGGGTTCGCGGTCCATTCCCACACCGGGTCCCTCCTCGTCGAACCGTGGACGGCTGCCCCTCAGAGCAGTGACCACTACAAGGTCTTCACCCCGTTCTGGAAGGCCGTTGCCGGACGCGATGTCGGTGACGTGCTGCCGAAGCCGCACGGGCAATCACCGCTGAGCCAGACACTGCTCAGCAGGGCACGTGAGTGCCCGGCGGTGATGGAACTCGACGGGCTGGGGCTCCTCGACGGCACAGAGACAGGAGCGGGTGAAGCCGCCGCAGCCTCAGGCCCCCGGTGGTGGCAGGACACCATCGCCGGCCACTGGTCGCCGGGCCTGCGCGCCGCCGCAGACCAGCTCGATGACCTGTCCGCGAGCATCGACGGCTACACCACCAGCAAGGATGTGCCCTCTGACGCGGCGAGTACCTCGCGGCTCTCGCCCAGGCTGCGGCACGGAGAACTGTCCCCGCGACAGCTGCTCCAGGCCGCTCGGACGACCAGCTCGCTCACCCAGGACGACCGCGCGGCATGGATCCGTCAGCTCTACTGGCGAGAGTTCTCCTGGCACCTGACCTACCACTATCCCCAGATCGACTCTGCGCCGATCAGACCCGAGTTCCAGAACTTTCCCTACGAAGATGATGACGATGCTCTCTCCCACTGGAGATCAGGGACCACCGGGTACCCGCTCATCGATGCGGGAATGGCACAGCTGTGGCAGACCGGGTGGATGCACAACCGGATCCGCATGGTCACGGCAAGCTTCCTGACCAAGAACCTCCTTCAGCACTGGTGGCACGGAGAGCAGTGGTTCTGGGACACCCTCGTCGACGCCGATGAAGCCAACAACCCAGTCTCATGGCAGTGGGTCGCCGGAAGCGGTGCCGATGCCGCGCCGTATTTCCGAGTCTTCAACCCGGAGCGACAACGCGAACGCTTCGACCCCGACGACGCCTACATCGACGACTGGCTTCCCTACACTTCAGAGGCAGCTCCGCCTCCCCTCGTCGATCTCAGGCAATCACGGCAGGCCGCCCTGAGTGCCTACGACCACATGAAGAACAGGTCCACAACCCGCGACAACTCCGGCGGGTCCTGA
- a CDS encoding SDR family oxidoreductase, with amino-acid sequence MRVLLAGCGDLGTRLGLNLVRKGHEVIGLRRHTESLPASFAPFAVDLTSPGTAKIDDIDAVVITLTPDEYTDDGYEQTYLRGVQGLIGVLESTPERVILLSSTRVLGSSSPGAVANEDSQPHPDSSPARTLWETENLIRNTFASASIIRAAGIYGRENSRLIEGVRSGRPVNYRRWTNRIHHADLVRALEALLFSSDAPRLMHAVDSCPVQLGEVVEFLASELNVSPPPDLSAEPAEGKRLDNTRFHEFLGSLEFPTYREGYSHQLRTGA; translated from the coding sequence ATGAGAGTACTACTGGCAGGATGCGGAGATCTCGGAACCCGTTTGGGCCTGAATCTGGTGCGCAAGGGCCATGAGGTCATCGGACTGCGGCGACACACTGAATCACTTCCCGCCTCGTTCGCTCCCTTCGCAGTCGATCTCACCAGTCCCGGCACGGCCAAAATCGATGACATCGATGCAGTGGTGATCACTCTCACCCCCGATGAGTACACCGATGACGGTTATGAACAGACGTATCTGCGCGGGGTTCAGGGCCTGATCGGTGTCCTGGAATCCACGCCTGAGCGTGTGATCCTCCTGTCCTCGACTCGAGTCCTCGGGAGTTCATCGCCGGGTGCTGTTGCGAATGAAGACTCCCAACCCCACCCTGACTCGAGTCCCGCCCGGACTCTCTGGGAGACCGAGAATCTCATCAGGAACACTTTCGCTTCCGCGTCGATCATTCGGGCAGCAGGCATCTACGGGCGGGAGAATTCTCGACTCATCGAGGGGGTCCGTTCGGGTCGGCCCGTGAACTACCGACGGTGGACCAACCGCATCCATCATGCTGATCTGGTCCGGGCGCTCGAGGCTCTTCTCTTCAGCTCTGATGCTCCACGGCTGATGCACGCAGTGGACTCGTGCCCCGTGCAGCTGGGGGAGGTCGTCGAATTTCTGGCATCCGAGCTCAACGTCTCGCCTCCGCCAGACCTCTCTGCGGAACCTGCAGAGGGAAAGAGACTCGACAACACCCGATTCCACGAGTTCCTCGGGTCCTTGGAATTTCCGACGTACCGAGAGGGATACTCTCATCAGCTGCGCACCGGAGCATAA
- a CDS encoding phytoene desaturase: MTERIGVIGGGAAGLATAALLAREGYSVDLFEQNSTLGGRIGSIEEDGYRFDTGPSWYLMPEVYEHFFNLLGTTAANELDLRTLDPAYTVFSPASQARREQSVMIPHGTAEVLDTFERIERGSGATLAKYLDSAKATKDLAIDYFLYNPFTSPKSILRAELLTALPALARLLTTSLERHASRSFHHPVLRQILQYPAIFLGTDPRKAPALYHLMSALDLSDGVLYPMGGFRTIVDALTRLVEESGVRVHTDSTVTHISTVSESGRRRSANSIAWEDQDGREHEHDCDIVVSAADLHHTETQLLDEGDRSYPESWWQKVTSGPGAVLVFLGVEGEVPQLPHHSLFFTEDWSTNFDDIFGPQQKISSPASAYVCKPSHTDPNVAPFDCENLFILIPVPADAGLGAGGDDGRGDPRIERAADRAIDQIAEWADIPDLRDRISFRRTLGPTDFSSNYNSWLGGMLGPAHTLRQSAMFRQQNASKKVDGLYYAGATTAPGVGVPMCLISAELVLKHIRGDSSPGPLPVADTQG, encoded by the coding sequence ATGACTGAGCGCATCGGCGTCATCGGTGGAGGTGCGGCAGGACTGGCCACGGCAGCACTGTTGGCACGTGAGGGCTACAGCGTCGATCTCTTTGAACAGAACTCAACTCTGGGCGGGCGGATCGGTTCGATCGAAGAAGACGGCTATCGATTCGACACAGGGCCATCGTGGTATCTGATGCCGGAGGTCTACGAACACTTCTTCAACCTTCTCGGTACGACGGCGGCCAACGAACTCGACCTGCGCACACTCGATCCTGCCTACACCGTGTTCAGTCCCGCTTCGCAGGCTCGGCGGGAGCAGTCGGTCATGATTCCTCACGGCACTGCCGAGGTCCTCGACACCTTCGAACGAATCGAACGCGGCAGCGGGGCCACCTTGGCCAAATATCTGGACTCGGCCAAGGCCACCAAAGACTTAGCGATCGACTACTTCCTGTACAACCCCTTCACCTCCCCGAAATCGATTCTCAGGGCAGAGCTGCTCACCGCGCTCCCCGCGCTGGCTCGGCTGTTGACCACCTCTCTGGAACGCCACGCCTCTCGATCGTTCCACCATCCGGTGCTGCGGCAGATCCTCCAGTACCCGGCCATCTTCCTTGGCACCGACCCGAGGAAAGCGCCGGCCCTCTATCACTTGATGAGTGCCCTCGACCTCAGCGACGGAGTGCTGTACCCGATGGGAGGGTTCAGAACCATCGTCGATGCTCTGACCCGACTTGTCGAGGAATCAGGGGTGCGAGTGCACACCGATTCCACCGTCACACACATATCCACCGTGTCAGAAAGTGGCCGCCGACGGTCTGCCAACAGCATCGCATGGGAGGATCAAGACGGTCGCGAACACGAGCACGACTGTGACATCGTCGTCTCCGCCGCTGACCTCCACCACACAGAGACACAGCTCTTGGACGAGGGTGATCGCAGCTACCCTGAGAGCTGGTGGCAGAAGGTGACAAGCGGGCCAGGCGCCGTCCTGGTCTTTCTCGGAGTCGAAGGCGAAGTCCCACAGCTTCCCCACCACTCACTGTTCTTCACCGAGGACTGGTCGACGAACTTCGACGACATCTTCGGGCCGCAGCAGAAGATCTCCTCTCCGGCGTCGGCATATGTGTGCAAACCCAGTCACACCGATCCGAACGTGGCACCCTTCGACTGCGAGAATCTCTTCATCCTCATCCCGGTGCCAGCAGATGCAGGACTCGGGGCGGGGGGAGACGACGGGCGGGGAGATCCGCGCATCGAGCGTGCAGCCGACCGGGCCATCGACCAGATCGCTGAATGGGCCGACATCCCCGATCTGAGAGATCGGATCAGTTTTCGCCGGACATTGGGGCCGACGGATTTCTCCAGCAACTACAATTCGTGGCTGGGAGGGATGCTCGGGCCAGCTCACACGTTGCGCCAGAGCGCAATGTTCCGGCAGCAGAATGCCTCCAAGAAGGTGGATGGACTCTACTACGCAGGTGCGACAACGGCGCCAGGGGTAGGTGTGCCGATGTGTCTGATCAGCGCTGAGCTGGTCCTCAAACACATTCGTGGGGATTCGAGTCCGGGACCGCTGCCTGTCGCCGACACACAGGGGTAA
- a CDS encoding phytoene/squalene synthase family protein: protein MSSSPTYDVFSRTAQQAAKAVISNYSTSFGLATRLLGPAHRHHIRNIYALVRIADEIVDGLASDAGLDTGEQHEMLENFVAATRAGLRHGVSDNLIIHAFAQTANATGITVDLIEPFFASMRADLETPSEPFAPVRGFDQDEHRAYVYGSAEVVGLMCLKVFLCGQSRTPAQTEKLEYGARQLGAAFQNINFLRDLADDSLRLGRSYLTAETRLTQTEKSAWVTTIRQQLTNADDTIALLPKDARAAVRSAAALFTALNDKIADIPVDRLYRERVRIPNALKAQLTAKALLATAKENRA from the coding sequence GTGAGCAGCTCACCTACCTACGACGTCTTCAGCCGTACGGCGCAACAGGCAGCCAAAGCCGTCATCTCGAACTATTCGACATCGTTCGGACTGGCTACCCGGCTGCTCGGACCTGCTCACCGTCATCACATCCGCAACATCTATGCTCTCGTCCGAATCGCCGATGAGATCGTTGACGGTCTTGCCTCCGATGCGGGCCTCGACACGGGCGAGCAGCATGAGATGCTGGAGAACTTCGTCGCCGCGACTCGCGCTGGACTCAGGCATGGCGTCAGCGACAACCTCATCATCCACGCCTTCGCTCAGACCGCGAACGCGACGGGGATCACCGTCGATCTCATCGAACCGTTCTTCGCCTCGATGAGAGCGGATCTGGAAACACCCAGTGAGCCTTTCGCCCCGGTCCGCGGGTTCGATCAGGACGAACACCGGGCCTACGTCTACGGCTCCGCCGAGGTTGTCGGTCTCATGTGCCTCAAGGTCTTCCTGTGTGGTCAATCCCGAACCCCGGCCCAGACCGAGAAGCTCGAATACGGTGCCCGTCAGCTTGGAGCCGCATTCCAGAACATCAACTTCCTCCGCGACTTAGCCGACGACAGTCTGCGACTTGGCCGCAGCTACCTCACCGCTGAAACCCGACTCACCCAGACCGAGAAAAGCGCATGGGTGACAACGATTCGCCAGCAGCTGACCAACGCCGACGACACGATCGCACTGCTGCCAAAAGATGCCAGAGCCGCGGTGAGAAGTGCTGCGGCGCTCTTCACCGCCCTCAACGACAAGATCGCAGACATCCCCGTCGACCGTCTCTATCGGGAGCGTGTGCGCATCCCCAACGCCCTCAAAGCTCAACTCACGGCGAAAGCGCTGCTGGCCACGGCAAAGGAGAACAGAGCATGA
- a CDS encoding SDR family oxidoreductase has translation MAQSHPETIVPSPHPRTVLVLGATGYIGGRLVPRLLQAGHRVRVAVRSPQKLEQVPWVDQVDVHRVDLDDGHGLAEAATGVEVIHHLVHSMGSGHDFEKKEAATAHRVAEVAEAAGVRRIVYLGGLHPDKADLSMHMRSRAQVGRILLDSPVPTIAFQAGIIIGSGSASFEMVRHLAMTLRLMPAPNWVNNRVEPLAVRDVLYYLLKAVDLDEDVNRAFDIGSHDVHKYADIMKRFGAIAGLKPRHVLVLPLPAPTLSGIWVGLVTPLPFTLTLPLVQSLQENAVTKDSDIDEVIPPPPDGLLSYEQSVRLALQREAEGAVDTNWAAVAGGLDQAAKPLPNDPEWAGERVYTDDRTLRFPDLTPEQLWPVVEGIGGQHGWYSWPLAWRVRGVWDKIVGGAGLNRGRRLPDRLRVGDPVDWWRVEELEPGHRLLLRAEMRVSGRAWLEFTTSKAGRGSDLRQRAIFIPKGIRGQLYWAFVSPFHRFIFPAMAKNIARAAEKP, from the coding sequence ATGGCACAATCTCATCCCGAAACCATCGTTCCTTCCCCGCATCCTCGAACTGTGCTCGTGCTGGGGGCCACCGGTTACATCGGGGGACGGCTCGTCCCTCGACTGCTCCAGGCCGGTCACCGAGTCCGTGTTGCAGTGAGGTCACCACAGAAGCTCGAGCAAGTGCCGTGGGTGGATCAGGTCGATGTCCATCGCGTCGACCTCGACGATGGGCACGGCCTCGCCGAAGCCGCCACCGGAGTCGAAGTCATCCATCATCTCGTTCACTCGATGGGCTCCGGGCACGACTTCGAAAAGAAGGAAGCGGCGACAGCCCATCGGGTCGCCGAGGTGGCCGAGGCTGCCGGGGTTCGACGCATCGTCTACCTCGGCGGGCTCCATCCCGATAAGGCGGACCTGTCCATGCACATGCGTTCTCGGGCTCAGGTCGGGCGTATTCTCCTCGACTCGCCAGTGCCGACCATCGCGTTTCAAGCGGGCATCATCATCGGGTCGGGATCGGCTTCCTTTGAAATGGTTCGTCACCTCGCCATGACGCTGAGGCTGATGCCTGCACCGAATTGGGTCAACAACCGTGTCGAACCCCTGGCCGTGCGTGATGTCCTCTACTACCTTCTCAAGGCCGTCGACCTCGATGAAGACGTCAACCGCGCCTTCGACATCGGATCACACGATGTCCACAAATATGCCGACATCATGAAGAGATTCGGTGCAATCGCTGGCCTCAAACCCAGGCATGTCCTCGTCCTGCCATTGCCGGCTCCGACATTGTCAGGCATCTGGGTCGGTCTCGTCACCCCACTGCCATTCACGTTGACACTGCCGCTCGTCCAGTCGCTGCAGGAGAACGCTGTGACCAAGGACAGCGATATCGACGAGGTCATTCCCCCGCCCCCCGATGGCCTGCTCAGCTACGAACAGTCCGTGCGCCTGGCCCTCCAGCGCGAAGCCGAGGGTGCTGTCGACACGAATTGGGCTGCCGTGGCCGGCGGACTCGATCAGGCGGCGAAGCCCTTGCCCAATGATCCCGAATGGGCAGGAGAACGCGTTTACACCGATGACCGTACTCTGCGCTTTCCTGACCTGACTCCCGAGCAGCTCTGGCCGGTCGTCGAAGGCATTGGTGGGCAGCATGGCTGGTACTCGTGGCCGTTGGCGTGGCGGGTGCGAGGTGTGTGGGACAAGATCGTCGGCGGTGCCGGCCTCAACCGTGGACGGCGACTACCGGACCGTCTTCGAGTCGGCGACCCAGTTGACTGGTGGCGAGTCGAAGAGCTTGAACCGGGGCATCGACTGCTGCTGAGAGCAGAAATGCGGGTATCCGGAAGGGCATGGCTCGAATTCACCACCAGCAAGGCCGGCCGTGGCAGCGACTTGAGGCAAAGGGCGATCTTCATCCCCAAGGGCATCCGCGGCCAGCTGTACTGGGCATTTGTCTCGCCCTTCCACCGGTTCATCTTTCCAGCCATGGCGAAGAACATCGCTCGCGCGGCAGAAAAGCCCTGA
- a CDS encoding DUF2867 domain-containing protein, with protein MSQATKHPRRVLVLGATGYVGGRLVPRLLRAGHAVSVAVRSPEKLAEVPWSTDVTVFTVDLDDGDGLVEAMSGVDVVFYLVHSMNSGIVFESRETRSASRVASAAEFAHVNRIIYLGGLHPDSGELSAHMRSRAHVGQIFIEAPVDAIVLQAGIIIGAGSASFEMIRHLATELRWMPAPNWVSNRVEPLAIRDVLYYLVSAVEVPGRVNRSFDIGSGDVLTYAEVMKSYSRIAGLKPRHVFNLPIPAPTLSGLWVGLVTPLPFTLTLPLVQSLQEDAVADEHAFDSLIPPPAAGLLTFEQAVELALFRAAEAEGAAGANRDADADELSEAADFLPNDPHWAGSQLIEDDRTFVFPDLRAQQLWTIVASIGGEHRWNSQPPASKLRRLHEGIFGSAGPNSGPRFLSGGREADPIAGWTIVETEPPFRLLLRAEMEVAGDIWLEFTMTDQADGCSFRQRAMFNPSGVRSRIYWAAVSPLRRKIFPHMAQNIAKAARRFA; from the coding sequence ATGAGCCAGGCAACGAAGCACCCACGCCGGGTTCTGGTTCTGGGCGCAACCGGGTATGTTGGTGGGCGCTTGGTCCCAAGACTCCTGCGGGCCGGTCATGCCGTCAGTGTTGCCGTGCGCTCGCCCGAGAAGCTCGCCGAGGTGCCATGGTCGACCGACGTAACGGTCTTCACAGTCGATCTCGACGATGGTGATGGTCTGGTCGAAGCGATGTCAGGTGTCGACGTCGTCTTCTACTTGGTTCATTCGATGAATTCTGGAATCGTCTTCGAGTCTCGTGAAACGCGCTCCGCCTCTCGTGTCGCTTCCGCTGCAGAATTCGCTCACGTCAATCGGATCATCTATCTCGGGGGACTCCACCCTGACTCTGGTGAACTCTCAGCACACATGCGCTCACGAGCGCATGTGGGGCAGATATTCATCGAGGCCCCCGTCGATGCGATCGTGCTCCAAGCCGGAATCATCATAGGGGCAGGATCGGCATCATTCGAGATGATTCGACATTTGGCAACAGAATTGCGCTGGATGCCGGCACCGAACTGGGTGTCGAATCGGGTTGAGCCTCTGGCAATCCGTGATGTCCTCTACTACCTGGTGTCAGCTGTTGAAGTCCCGGGTCGTGTGAATAGGTCCTTTGATATCGGATCAGGTGACGTTCTGACCTACGCAGAGGTCATGAAGTCCTACAGCCGAATCGCGGGTCTCAAGCCACGGCACGTGTTCAATCTGCCGATTCCTGCACCCACTCTGTCGGGGCTGTGGGTGGGGCTGGTCACTCCTCTGCCCTTCACGCTCACGCTGCCGCTTGTGCAGTCTTTGCAGGAAGACGCGGTTGCCGACGAACACGCCTTTGACTCCCTCATTCCCCCTCCTGCTGCCGGTCTCCTCACCTTTGAACAAGCAGTCGAACTGGCGCTCTTCCGGGCAGCGGAGGCGGAAGGAGCAGCCGGTGCGAACCGGGACGCTGACGCCGATGAACTGAGCGAAGCCGCTGATTTTCTGCCCAATGATCCGCACTGGGCGGGGAGTCAGCTGATCGAAGATGACCGCACCTTTGTCTTTCCCGATCTTCGTGCCCAGCAGCTGTGGACGATCGTTGCCAGCATCGGTGGCGAGCATCGGTGGAATTCACAGCCACCGGCATCAAAGCTGAGACGACTGCATGAGGGTATCTTCGGGAGTGCGGGTCCCAACAGTGGTCCTCGTTTTCTCAGTGGTGGGAGAGAAGCCGATCCCATCGCCGGTTGGACGATTGTGGAGACGGAGCCACCTTTTCGGCTGCTGCTGCGTGCAGAGATGGAAGTCGCGGGGGATATCTGGCTCGAATTCACCATGACAGACCAAGCAGACGGTTGCTCGTTTCGGCAGCGAGCCATGTTCAACCCGTCAGGGGTGCGAAGCCGAATCTACTGGGCAGCTGTTTCGCCGTTGCGCAGGAAGATCTTTCCCCATATGGCCCAGAATATCGCGAAGGCGGCGAGAAGATTCGCATGA
- a CDS encoding DUF2505 family protein, with product MQRGTLKRRTAMWPAEILDRFADEQMWRADGATVSIHSGRAEGLNLSASMPLSGNQVPPAAQRFLGADPRIIQHIRSAPVAETAAAAGMNIDAEIPGVPLDVHVEISLLRQDDDLTDIQAVIETACSLPFVGRAIESGAHPHIEDMIAASLDRLTDP from the coding sequence ATGCAACGTGGCACTCTGAAACGTCGAACGGCGATGTGGCCGGCAGAGATTCTCGACCGCTTCGCCGATGAACAGATGTGGCGTGCAGACGGAGCGACCGTATCGATCCACTCGGGCCGCGCCGAGGGGCTGAACCTGAGCGCATCGATGCCTCTGTCCGGCAACCAAGTGCCGCCTGCAGCACAGAGGTTTCTGGGTGCTGATCCCAGAATCATCCAACACATCAGATCCGCCCCTGTTGCAGAGACCGCTGCGGCTGCGGGTATGAATATCGACGCAGAGATCCCCGGCGTCCCTCTCGACGTCCACGTAGAGATCTCCCTGCTGCGTCAGGACGATGACCTCACTGACATTCAGGCGGTGATCGAGACCGCCTGTTCGCTGCCGTTCGTGGGCAGAGCGATCGAGTCCGGGGCCCACCCGCATATCGAGGACATGATCGCCGCGAGCCTCGACAGACTTACTGACCCCTAG
- a CDS encoding ATP-binding cassette domain-containing protein produces the protein MLCTLITPSAGQAQVAGYDVAREPDKVRLRIGVALQDAALDDRQSGTEMLALQGRFYGLSAVATRTRVAELTDLIDIGDALGQRIGTYSGGMKRRLDLALALALALVHDPEVLFLDEPTTGLDPVSRARVWQEVRRLNVELGMTVFLTTQYLEEADELAERIGIINKGKLVAEGTPSELKRTIGSDVIIVKLGSAVNDAQTALEKLEHVQRIDISGTTLTPASPTNPVRSAPSQ, from the coding sequence GTGCTGTGCACTCTGATCACTCCTTCCGCGGGTCAGGCTCAGGTGGCCGGATACGATGTCGCCAGAGAACCGGACAAGGTTCGGCTACGCATCGGCGTCGCATTGCAGGACGCGGCCCTGGACGACAGACAGAGCGGGACCGAAATGCTCGCTTTGCAGGGCCGGTTCTACGGCCTGTCTGCAGTCGCTACCCGAACCAGAGTCGCCGAATTGACGGATCTGATTGATATCGGTGATGCATTGGGGCAGCGGATCGGCACCTATTCCGGCGGGATGAAACGTCGCCTCGACCTTGCTCTGGCTCTGGCTCTGGCTCTGGTTCATGATCCGGAAGTGCTGTTTTTGGACGAACCTACGACCGGCCTTGATCCAGTCAGCCGAGCACGGGTGTGGCAGGAGGTGCGTCGCCTGAATGTCGAGTTAGGCATGACAGTCTTTCTCACTACCCAGTATTTGGAGGAAGCCGACGAACTGGCTGAGCGAATCGGCATCATCAACAAGGGGAAACTGGTGGCCGAAGGCACACCCTCCGAACTCAAGCGCACCATCGGCTCCGATGTCATCATCGTGAAACTCGGCAGCGCAGTCAACGATGCACAGACGGCATTGGAGAAGCTTGAGCATGTCCAGCGCATCGATATCAGTGGAACTACTCTGACCCCAGCGTCACCGACGAACCCGGTTCGATCAGCCCCGTCGCAGTGA
- a CDS encoding ABC transporter permease: protein MTTTPSTMDRADTEAHRAGFVRDLFSVATRALRSIPRGPAEVIPALIIPVFFFAVNIGALEPLAEASGVEDFRAFQLPVAIIFAVTGVSRASGLVTDISSGYFDRLLLTPMRRSALLLGLMVADLVLVMALCVPVLILGFAVGVDFTTGIAGAIVFIAIAGLWGIAFTGFPYAIALRTGTPGAVNSSFLFFFPFAFLTTAFLPQEALSGWLSVVADYNPITYLLSTLRSLLSDGWIWADIWPGLVAIVGVGTVSFTLAFSALRGRVSRA from the coding sequence ATGACAACCACGCCCAGCACAATGGACCGCGCCGATACCGAGGCGCACCGCGCGGGATTCGTCCGTGACTTGTTCTCCGTGGCTACTCGAGCTCTGCGGTCGATCCCTCGCGGGCCGGCTGAGGTCATTCCCGCATTGATCATCCCGGTCTTCTTCTTCGCGGTGAACATCGGTGCATTGGAACCTCTGGCGGAGGCCAGTGGAGTGGAGGACTTCCGGGCTTTCCAACTGCCGGTAGCCATCATCTTTGCCGTCACCGGTGTTTCTCGAGCCAGCGGACTTGTCACCGATATCAGCAGCGGTTACTTCGATCGGCTACTGCTGACTCCGATGCGCAGGTCGGCACTCCTCCTGGGGCTGATGGTCGCTGATCTGGTGCTGGTCATGGCGCTCTGCGTGCCGGTACTGATATTGGGGTTCGCAGTTGGCGTCGACTTCACCACCGGCATCGCCGGTGCCATCGTCTTCATCGCCATTGCCGGTCTCTGGGGAATTGCCTTCACCGGATTCCCCTATGCGATTGCGCTGCGCACCGGGACCCCTGGGGCAGTGAACTCCTCGTTCTTGTTCTTCTTCCCCTTCGCCTTTCTGACCACCGCATTCTTGCCGCAGGAAGCACTTTCCGGCTGGTTGTCCGTCGTCGCCGACTACAACCCCATCACCTACCTGCTCAGCACCCTTCGATCACTGCTCAGCGACGGCTGGATATGGGCCGACATCTGGCCCGGCCTGGTGGCCATCGTCGGGGTCGGTACGGTGAGTTTCACTCTCGCCTTCTCCGCCCTACGCGGCCGTGTCTCCCGAGCATGA